In Rhodococcus sp. OK302, one genomic interval encodes:
- a CDS encoding NUDIX hydrolase produces MPHSNTTHEVLAAVFQVRAFPTDITAGDGSHCPGGREELAVLLWQRALDPEKGTWSLPGGTLRDDEDLTTSARRLLAEKVDLRKVAHLEQLSVFSDPARVPGTRRIASTFLGLVPLSADPQLPPDTAWHPVSNLPEMSFDHGTVVRHARNRLAAKLSYTNIAFGLAPEEFAMSTLREIYCAALGYQVDATNLQRVLGRRGVLTATGNTAPSGKAGGRPPALYRFTDSTLRVTDEFAALRPPS; encoded by the coding sequence GTGCCTCATAGTAACACCACCCACGAAGTGCTTGCAGCGGTGTTCCAGGTTCGCGCCTTTCCCACCGACATCACTGCAGGTGACGGCAGTCACTGCCCCGGCGGGCGCGAAGAACTGGCCGTGCTGCTGTGGCAGCGTGCCCTCGATCCCGAGAAGGGCACCTGGTCACTCCCCGGCGGCACCTTGCGCGACGACGAGGACCTCACTACCTCAGCCCGCAGGCTCCTCGCCGAGAAGGTAGACCTCCGCAAGGTGGCACACCTCGAACAACTCTCCGTCTTCAGCGACCCGGCACGAGTACCGGGTACTCGCCGTATCGCGTCAACGTTCCTGGGCCTCGTTCCTCTGAGTGCGGACCCTCAACTTCCGCCGGATACTGCGTGGCATCCGGTATCGAACCTTCCGGAGATGTCGTTCGACCACGGCACCGTTGTGCGTCACGCCCGCAATCGACTGGCTGCCAAACTCTCGTACACCAATATCGCCTTCGGGCTGGCCCCGGAAGAATTCGCAATGTCGACCTTGCGCGAAATCTATTGCGCGGCACTCGGTTACCAGGTTGATGCCACCAACCTTCAGCGCGTTCTCGGCCGTCGCGGCGTTCTGACAGCGACCGGAAACACCGCACCGTCCGGGAAGGCCGGTGGCCGCCCGCCCGCACTGTATCGCTTCACCGACTCCACGTTGCGAGTAACGGACGAGTTTGCGGCACTGCGCCCACCAAGCTGA
- a CDS encoding SDR family NAD(P)-dependent oxidoreductase — MNTREFDRNRGVVLVTDISRDHGARVAFEFLEAGWNVAVTARTVAELVRFMTGKPAHHFFAIVADPTDCLQADRILDRVTTRFGGINRVVDPVGMVSAAWMQGEVFEAVA; from the coding sequence ATGAATACTCGCGAATTCGACCGCAATCGCGGCGTAGTGCTGGTAACTGACATCAGCCGTGATCACGGCGCACGCGTTGCGTTCGAATTCCTGGAGGCGGGATGGAATGTCGCAGTCACCGCCCGGACGGTGGCCGAGTTGGTTCGGTTCATGACAGGCAAGCCGGCGCACCACTTTTTTGCCATAGTGGCGGACCCTACTGATTGCTTGCAGGCAGATCGAATTCTCGACCGGGTGACGACGCGATTTGGGGGGATCAACAGGGTCGTCGATCCGGTGGGCATGGTCAGCGCGGCGTGGATGCAGGGCGAAGTATTCGAAGCTGTTGCGTAA
- a CDS encoding DNA topoisomerase III — MGKVGILTEKPSAARNFAAALGGMSGTFDGTEYVIVNARGHLLELKDPAAMVPASLSEQYKSWDLQHLPWNADDFRWEREVRRKVSGGKLVTDLDAKSLLDALKETLSTCETVCNAADLDPTGEGSLLGWEIVEYLGLEGKKLERMEFLDETPASLRKAFTNRRSVTSIESEGDYRKADFRSKWDMLSMQFTRAATKVSGSNTVVRNGRLKSAMVVIVGDGLDAHKGYVKKAFYENRFRDENKVTYTDPDIDRFESKSAVPGGLESSPVVHDGTTRKKTGPPKLMDLAGLSSLLSKKGFEAKKVLDTYQRMYEAQVVSYPRTEDKFISIEQFNELLPLVDKIAGVVGVNPAALTRRGPRKSHIKSGGAHGANRPGPNVPPNLAAVENKFGELGKEIYELLAKNYLTMLAPDYEYDQHRGHVEKYPSFVGSLNVPAVLGWKGVFVVEDDEEEPDEAASGATALGTVATPFVHEGFPTRPPHPTMGWLMKQLEKRSVGTGATRTSTYAEVTNNATGKALMREQRGKITLSAVGELNHRILPGTHIGDLTITEKVFEQMAQVEAGTSAAPDFLALVAGLVRHDLEKMKANASRLPAELKERMAKAGVIRELVEIITLPPALHFTHDGIVVSTAKRGFGGHRFTDAEVAALVAGEVIEITATSTKTGKPYTCKGKLEAGVMEKTGKKYPFVGFKPQFEERAPRTDLVSGVWKGKKVSFKGRGWGANEHWSGKDFTEQELVKLLAGESIEFEAKGKTGNPYRAKGALAARTYQGQKTFGFTLKFEDRKAPTGARKRKVGK; from the coding sequence ATGGGGAAAGTCGGAATTCTTACCGAGAAGCCTTCGGCGGCAAGGAACTTCGCTGCCGCGCTGGGCGGTATGAGCGGCACATTCGACGGCACGGAATACGTCATCGTGAATGCTCGCGGTCACCTCTTGGAATTGAAGGACCCCGCGGCGATGGTGCCCGCATCCCTCTCCGAGCAGTACAAGAGCTGGGATCTGCAACATCTACCGTGGAATGCCGACGACTTCCGCTGGGAGCGCGAGGTCAGACGCAAGGTCTCCGGTGGGAAGCTGGTCACCGACCTGGACGCGAAGAGTCTGCTCGACGCACTCAAGGAGACCTTGTCGACGTGCGAGACCGTCTGCAATGCCGCCGATCTCGATCCCACCGGCGAAGGTTCGCTGCTGGGGTGGGAAATCGTGGAGTACCTGGGGCTGGAAGGTAAGAAGCTCGAGCGGATGGAGTTTCTCGACGAAACCCCGGCGTCGCTGCGGAAGGCGTTCACGAATCGCCGCTCGGTTACCTCGATCGAGTCCGAAGGTGACTATCGCAAGGCAGACTTCCGATCGAAATGGGACATGCTGTCGATGCAGTTCACCCGGGCGGCGACGAAAGTGTCCGGCTCAAACACCGTGGTGCGTAACGGTCGACTCAAGTCGGCGATGGTCGTGATCGTCGGTGACGGCCTCGACGCGCACAAGGGTTACGTGAAGAAAGCGTTCTACGAGAACCGTTTTCGTGACGAGAACAAGGTCACCTACACCGATCCTGACATCGACCGGTTCGAGAGCAAGAGCGCCGTGCCCGGCGGCCTCGAGTCCTCCCCGGTGGTCCATGACGGGACCACTCGCAAGAAGACCGGGCCACCGAAATTGATGGACCTCGCCGGCCTCTCGTCGCTGCTGTCGAAGAAGGGTTTCGAAGCCAAGAAGGTCCTGGACACGTATCAGAGGATGTACGAGGCACAGGTGGTGTCCTATCCGCGGACCGAAGACAAGTTCATCTCGATCGAACAGTTCAACGAACTGCTACCGCTGGTCGACAAGATCGCCGGCGTCGTCGGAGTGAACCCGGCCGCGCTCACCCGCCGCGGCCCACGAAAGAGTCACATCAAGTCCGGCGGCGCCCACGGCGCCAACCGTCCTGGGCCGAACGTCCCCCCGAATTTGGCTGCCGTGGAGAACAAATTCGGCGAACTGGGTAAGGAAATCTACGAGCTCCTGGCGAAGAACTACCTGACGATGCTCGCCCCGGACTACGAGTACGACCAGCATCGCGGGCATGTCGAGAAGTACCCGAGCTTCGTCGGTTCGCTGAACGTCCCGGCGGTGCTCGGATGGAAAGGCGTGTTCGTCGTCGAGGACGACGAGGAAGAGCCGGATGAAGCAGCATCGGGTGCGACTGCGCTCGGGACCGTCGCGACACCGTTCGTCCACGAAGGCTTTCCGACGCGGCCACCGCACCCGACGATGGGGTGGCTGATGAAGCAGCTGGAAAAACGCAGCGTGGGTACCGGTGCCACCCGGACGAGCACGTACGCCGAGGTCACCAACAACGCCACCGGCAAAGCGTTGATGCGTGAGCAGCGCGGCAAGATCACGCTCAGTGCGGTCGGCGAACTCAACCACCGGATTCTGCCGGGTACGCACATCGGTGATCTGACGATCACCGAGAAGGTTTTCGAGCAGATGGCGCAGGTCGAGGCGGGTACGAGCGCGGCTCCTGACTTCCTGGCGCTGGTGGCGGGCCTGGTGCGCCACGACCTCGAGAAGATGAAGGCGAACGCGAGCAGGTTGCCGGCCGAGCTCAAAGAGCGCATGGCCAAGGCCGGAGTGATCCGTGAGCTGGTCGAGATCATCACCTTGCCGCCGGCACTGCATTTCACCCACGACGGCATCGTGGTCAGCACGGCGAAGAGGGGGTTCGGCGGGCACCGGTTCACCGACGCCGAGGTAGCCGCGTTGGTGGCTGGTGAGGTCATCGAGATCACGGCGACGAGCACCAAGACAGGCAAGCCGTACACCTGCAAGGGCAAGCTCGAAGCCGGGGTGATGGAGAAGACCGGGAAGAAGTACCCGTTTGTGGGCTTCAAGCCTCAGTTCGAGGAGCGAGCCCCGAGAACGGACCTGGTCAGCGGAGTGTGGAAGGGCAAGAAGGTCTCGTTCAAGGGCCGCGGCTGGGGCGCGAACGAGCACTGGTCAGGCAAGGACTTCACCGAGCAGGAACTGGTGAAGCTGCTGGCTGGGGAGAGCATCGAATTCGAGGCCAAGGGCAAGACCGGCAATCCGTACAGGGCCAAGGGTGCGCTGGCCGCTAGGACCTATCAGGGCCAGAAGACGTTTGGTTTCACGTTGAAGTTCGAGGACCGGAAAGCTCCCACCGGAGCGAGGAAGCGCAAGGTAGGTAAATAG
- a CDS encoding recombinase family protein → MGFQIFRALSEFERNLVRERTMTGLAEARGRGPIGGRPSALTVAKKRQADKMRGDGVPMSEIAEVLDVATSTLYRNLH, encoded by the coding sequence CTGGGTTTCCAAATCTTCCGCGCCCTAAGTGAATTCGAGCGAAATCTAGTCCGTGAACGGACTATGACGGGTCTGGCAGAAGCGCGGGGTCGAGGCCCTATCGGAGGCCGGCCGTCAGCACTTACAGTGGCGAAGAAGCGGCAGGCCGACAAGATGCGAGGAGACGGCGTCCCCATGAGTGAAATCGCAGAAGTCTTGGACGTAGCGACGAGCACTCTGTATCGGAACTTGCATTGA
- a CDS encoding recombinase family protein, with protein sequence MSDFSGPTRVSTLLGYARVSTTDQNPELQLDALNVAGCFRVWTDKASGVKTDRPELAAVTDALRPGDTLAVWRLDRLGRSLVHLIDTVDVLEKRGVAFKSLNDPIDTTTSSGEAGFPNLPRPK encoded by the coding sequence GTGAGCGACTTTTCAGGCCCGACCAGGGTTTCAACCCTCCTCGGCTACGCCCGTGTGTCCACAACCGACCAGAACCCCGAACTTCAGTTGGACGCATTGAACGTGGCCGGGTGCTTCCGAGTGTGGACCGACAAGGCATCCGGAGTTAAGACAGACCGACCCGAGTTGGCAGCGGTCACGGATGCCCTTCGTCCAGGGGACACGCTCGCTGTCTGGAGGCTCGACAGATTAGGTAGATCTCTAGTGCATCTCATCGACACTGTCGACGTACTCGAAAAGCGTGGAGTAGCTTTCAAGTCACTCAACGACCCCATCGACACAACGACGTCAAGCGGGGAAGCTGGGTTTCCAAATCTTCCGCGCCCTAAGTGA
- a CDS encoding ArsR/SmtB family transcription factor has product MASRLANPLTIPDEDELDLFEVMSALTDPVRRAIVLQLAEEPGRGCSDADYGVSKSALTRHWRVLRESGLIRQEAQGNRHRNWLRREELDRRFPGLLTLVLDESSNSATAS; this is encoded by the coding sequence ATGGCTAGTCGCTTGGCAAACCCGTTGACCATCCCTGACGAGGACGAGCTGGATCTCTTCGAAGTGATGTCGGCCCTTACGGACCCGGTACGCAGGGCGATCGTCCTGCAGCTCGCGGAGGAGCCGGGCCGGGGGTGCAGCGACGCGGACTATGGTGTCTCCAAATCTGCGCTCACGCGGCATTGGCGCGTTCTCCGTGAGTCGGGTCTAATCAGGCAGGAGGCGCAAGGTAACAGGCACCGCAACTGGCTCAGGCGCGAAGAACTCGATCGACGCTTCCCTGGGTTACTCACGCTCGTTCTCGACGAGTCCTCGAACAGCGCAACAGCGTCCTAG
- a CDS encoding NADPH-dependent F420 reductase: MKVSVIGAGAIGGNIAQRLSEAGHDVLIADARGPESVDAEVTAAGAQPVELTAATKDRDVVIMAIPFGVQPQLRELIATVPASTVVVDTSNYYPAMNGNIQAVVDGQVESLWSQEQLGRPIVKAWNAALAETQRSKGKPAGSPDRIAIPVAGDSAQARSTVMQLVDDSGFDAYDAGLLAESWRQQPGTPAYCTELSSEELGRALAAAEKDKAPVTRDRLMTHFGALTEMPSHKEIVATNRAAHH; encoded by the coding sequence ATGAAGGTTTCTGTTATCGGCGCTGGAGCAATCGGCGGCAACATCGCACAGCGACTCAGCGAAGCCGGGCACGACGTGCTGATCGCGGATGCGCGAGGTCCGGAAAGCGTGGATGCCGAAGTGACCGCGGCGGGTGCGCAGCCGGTCGAACTCACCGCCGCGACGAAGGACCGGGACGTTGTCATCATGGCGATTCCGTTTGGCGTGCAGCCCCAGCTCAGAGAACTTATCGCGACTGTGCCAGCGAGCACGGTGGTCGTGGACACCTCGAACTACTACCCCGCCATGAACGGGAACATCCAGGCCGTCGTCGACGGACAGGTCGAGAGCCTGTGGAGCCAGGAACAGCTCGGGCGCCCGATCGTGAAGGCCTGGAACGCAGCCTTGGCCGAGACCCAGCGAAGCAAGGGAAAGCCTGCCGGTAGCCCCGACCGGATCGCGATCCCGGTCGCAGGCGACTCCGCGCAGGCCCGTTCGACGGTGATGCAACTCGTCGACGACAGCGGTTTCGACGCGTATGACGCCGGCCTGCTCGCGGAGTCGTGGCGGCAGCAGCCCGGAACGCCGGCGTACTGCACCGAGTTGAGCAGCGAGGAGCTCGGTCGGGCTCTCGCTGCAGCGGAGAAGGACAAGGCCCCGGTGACGCGCGACCGCCTGATGACGCACTTCGGCGCACTGACCGAGATGCCCTCGCACAAAGAAATCGTCGCGACTAACCGCGCCGCCCACCACTGA
- a CDS encoding recombinase family protein: MLIGYARCASSIDDDEQGQRKALAALGVDADSIYIDHGLTGTDRPRPALTAALTALSARDTLVVTTLDRLARSVADLGQIATDLAERDVVLMFDKKVHDPRDPIGRTVFDMLSTTFTEFETGLIHLRTMEGNARRKAAGGFTGRTPLLDAKQQAKLFDLHSRREHSIAELAKMFNLSKPGVYKYVAREKNLRSAPGSSSTT, encoded by the coding sequence ATGTTGATCGGATACGCACGGTGCGCCTCGTCTATAGACGACGACGAGCAGGGCCAACGCAAGGCTCTCGCCGCGCTTGGTGTTGATGCCGACTCCATCTACATCGACCACGGTCTGACCGGGACAGACCGACCCAGACCTGCACTGACAGCGGCACTGACGGCACTCTCGGCCCGCGACACCCTCGTGGTCACGACACTCGACCGATTGGCTCGCTCGGTCGCAGACCTGGGTCAGATTGCCACAGACCTTGCGGAACGGGACGTGGTGTTGATGTTCGACAAGAAGGTCCACGACCCTCGGGACCCGATCGGACGAACCGTGTTCGACATGCTCTCCACGACGTTCACCGAGTTCGAGACCGGCCTGATCCACCTGCGCACGATGGAAGGCAACGCCCGCCGCAAAGCCGCCGGCGGCTTCACCGGCCGCACACCGCTCCTCGACGCAAAGCAGCAAGCGAAACTCTTCGACCTGCACTCTCGGCGCGAGCATTCCATTGCGGAGCTGGCGAAAATGTTCAATCTCAGTAAACCGGGTGTCTACAAGTACGTTGCACGTGAGAAGAACCTACGTTCGGCACCCGGCTCCAGCTCTACCACTTAA
- a CDS encoding DUF2567 domain-containing protein: MISLRQTRLRTALLIAATTVGVSGLFGVLWAFLAPAEHLLVVSEGRGVALTGESVHQFDSVAMFFWLALIVGVLSAVAAWLARLSRGPYALGGLILGSALGTALMAGVGVGVAKLRFPAVDNPPVGDIVALAPGIGTLLVLIVQPFAACIVTLVLAALSPYDDLGVGDHSDELESQTEDAGQSEPTAPALP; encoded by the coding sequence GTGATCTCTCTTCGGCAGACCCGACTGCGCACCGCACTCCTGATCGCGGCGACGACCGTTGGCGTCAGTGGACTGTTCGGTGTGTTGTGGGCATTCCTGGCTCCGGCCGAACATCTGTTGGTGGTTTCCGAAGGCCGCGGAGTTGCATTGACTGGAGAAAGCGTTCATCAGTTCGACTCTGTCGCCATGTTCTTCTGGCTTGCACTGATCGTCGGAGTGCTCTCGGCGGTAGCGGCCTGGCTCGCGCGGTTGAGTCGCGGGCCGTACGCACTCGGCGGGTTGATTCTCGGTTCGGCACTCGGCACTGCCTTGATGGCGGGGGTGGGAGTTGGCGTCGCAAAGTTGCGGTTCCCGGCCGTCGACAATCCGCCGGTGGGGGACATCGTCGCTCTTGCCCCCGGAATCGGAACATTGCTGGTGTTGATAGTTCAACCGTTTGCGGCGTGCATCGTGACGTTGGTTCTTGCGGCCCTCAGTCCGTACGACGATCTCGGTGTGGGCGACCATTCTGATGAACTCGAGTCTCAGACCGAGGACGCCGGGCAGTCCGAACCGACGGCGCCTGCCTTGCCGTGA
- a CDS encoding TDT family transporter, translating to MFGNIGPNWFASVMGTGIVATAAATLPVQIPGQQVFAQVVWVMAAVLLAVVVVAVAAHWVRNPTVARSHAYNPQMAHFYGAAPMAFLTVGAGALLAGKSLIGERAAVNLDWTLWTLGTVGGLFTAMTIPYLMFTQHKVESDAAFGGWLMPVVPPMVSAATGALLIPHMAPGTGRTTMLYGCYAMFGLSLFASFIIITMVWSRLAHFGTSGTARVPTLWIVLGPLGQSITAVGLLGANAHLAVSPQLASGMGIFAILYGVPVWGFAVLWIGLATALTVRTARSGMPFALTWWSLTFPVGTFVTGTTQLALHTELPAFRYAAVLAYIGLLGTWCLVAVHTVRGSLRGNLFLPPPSTGPIKAHKFPSDKPR from the coding sequence ATCTTCGGAAACATCGGCCCTAACTGGTTTGCATCCGTGATGGGCACCGGGATTGTGGCCACAGCAGCGGCGACACTTCCGGTTCAGATTCCGGGCCAGCAGGTGTTTGCGCAGGTGGTGTGGGTTATGGCTGCTGTGTTGCTGGCGGTCGTGGTGGTTGCAGTGGCTGCGCACTGGGTGCGTAATCCGACCGTGGCCCGCAGCCATGCCTACAACCCGCAGATGGCGCACTTCTACGGCGCCGCGCCCATGGCATTCCTGACAGTCGGCGCCGGAGCGCTTCTGGCCGGAAAGTCTCTCATCGGGGAACGCGCCGCAGTCAACCTCGATTGGACACTGTGGACACTCGGAACCGTCGGCGGACTCTTCACCGCCATGACGATTCCCTACCTGATGTTCACCCAACACAAAGTGGAATCGGACGCCGCCTTCGGCGGGTGGTTGATGCCCGTTGTACCGCCTATGGTCTCCGCCGCGACCGGTGCACTACTCATCCCTCACATGGCGCCGGGAACCGGCCGGACGACCATGCTCTACGGCTGTTACGCCATGTTCGGGCTCTCACTGTTCGCGTCGTTCATCATCATCACCATGGTGTGGAGTCGCCTGGCGCATTTCGGCACCTCCGGCACTGCTCGAGTCCCGACGCTGTGGATCGTGTTGGGGCCACTCGGTCAATCGATCACCGCCGTCGGCCTGCTCGGCGCCAACGCCCATCTCGCAGTGTCACCGCAATTAGCCTCGGGGATGGGGATTTTCGCAATCCTGTACGGAGTTCCGGTCTGGGGTTTCGCGGTGTTGTGGATCGGATTGGCCACAGCACTTACCGTGCGCACTGCACGCAGCGGAATGCCGTTCGCTCTGACCTGGTGGAGTTTGACCTTTCCCGTTGGCACCTTCGTCACCGGCACAACACAATTGGCCTTGCACACAGAACTCCCGGCGTTTCGCTATGCTGCCGTGCTCGCCTATATCGGATTGCTGGGAACATGGTGTCTGGTCGCAGTCCACACCGTCCGCGGCAGCCTTCGCGGAAATTTGTTCCTGCCACCGCCTTCGACGGGTCCGATCAAAGCCCACAAATTCCCCAGCGACAAACCACGCTAA
- the bsaP gene encoding biotin synthase auxiliary protein BsaP — MSESLTEERYNPFTGRRIVDGVDDPTPAAASMGLEPPRFCEHCGRRMIVQISPDGWWAKCSRHGVTDSIDAKLR, encoded by the coding sequence GTGAGTGAGTCATTGACCGAGGAGCGGTACAACCCGTTCACGGGGCGCCGGATCGTTGATGGTGTTGACGATCCGACGCCGGCAGCTGCATCGATGGGGCTCGAGCCGCCACGGTTCTGTGAACACTGCGGCCGACGCATGATCGTTCAGATCAGTCCCGATGGTTGGTGGGCTAAATGTTCACGGCACGGAGTGACCGACTCGATCGACGCGAAACTCCGTTAG
- the bioB gene encoding biotin synthase BioB, protein MTSASVTVDILDQAREQVLERGEGLSESQVLDVLRLGDERLEDLLALAHDVRMKWCGPEVEVEGIISLKTGGCPEDCHFCSQSGLFQSPVRAAWLDIPSLVEAAKQTAKSGATEFCIVAAVRGPDEKLLAQVSAGIEAIRNEVDIQIACSLGMLTQEQVDQLAAMGVHRYNHNLETSKSHFPNVVTTHTWEERWDTLRMVREAGMEVCCGGILGMGETLEQRAEFAANLAELEPDEVPLNFLNPRPGTPFGDLEVLPASEALKSIAAFRLALPRTILRFAGGREITLGDLGAKQGILGGINAVIVGNYLTTLGRPAESDLDLLIDLQMPIKALNDTL, encoded by the coding sequence GTGACCTCGGCATCCGTGACCGTCGATATTCTCGACCAAGCCCGCGAGCAAGTTCTCGAACGCGGCGAAGGACTGAGCGAAAGCCAGGTGCTCGACGTACTCCGACTGGGCGACGAAAGGCTCGAAGATCTCCTCGCTCTCGCCCACGATGTGCGTATGAAATGGTGTGGACCGGAAGTCGAGGTCGAAGGCATCATCAGCCTCAAGACCGGCGGTTGCCCCGAAGACTGCCACTTCTGCTCTCAGTCGGGGTTGTTCCAGTCGCCCGTTCGCGCAGCCTGGCTCGACATCCCCAGCCTCGTGGAAGCCGCCAAGCAGACGGCAAAGTCGGGAGCTACCGAGTTCTGCATCGTCGCCGCGGTTCGTGGGCCCGACGAGAAGCTACTCGCACAGGTATCGGCCGGTATCGAGGCCATCCGCAACGAGGTCGACATCCAGATCGCCTGCTCACTGGGCATGCTGACGCAGGAACAGGTCGACCAGCTCGCGGCGATGGGTGTGCACCGCTACAACCACAATCTCGAAACCTCGAAGTCCCATTTTCCCAACGTCGTGACTACTCACACGTGGGAGGAGCGGTGGGACACCCTGCGGATGGTCCGCGAAGCAGGCATGGAAGTGTGCTGCGGTGGAATCCTCGGAATGGGCGAAACGCTGGAGCAGCGAGCAGAATTCGCAGCCAATTTGGCTGAACTCGAGCCCGACGAGGTGCCGCTCAACTTCCTCAATCCGCGTCCGGGCACGCCGTTCGGTGATCTGGAAGTGCTGCCGGCCAGTGAGGCGCTCAAGTCTATTGCGGCATTCCGACTTGCCTTGCCGCGCACCATCTTGCGCTTCGCCGGCGGCCGCGAGATCACCCTCGGTGATCTGGGGGCGAAGCAGGGAATTCTCGGCGGCATCAACGCCGTGATCGTCGGCAACTACCTCACCACGCTCGGCCGTCCGGCAGAGAGCGACCTCGATCTGTTGATCGATCTGCAGATGCCGATCAAAGCACTCAACGACACACTGTGA
- a CDS encoding TetR/AcrR family transcriptional regulator C-terminal domain-containing protein, producing the protein MQLRRGDVLDGAMAILDEFGLADLTMRRLATSLGVQPGALYWHFPNKQTLLGAVVDKILEGLDTPSDTDSWEETYSELAHRLRAALLAHRDGAELVSATFASRMTSSKVREHFVAAGIDSGLSREHAELAAYALLYYVLGHTVDEQSRAQMEEFGALTRAPISPDSPEVIGGESDEDLLAGDPTVRFQFGLDLFIDGIRARLAHPHAALHTS; encoded by the coding sequence GTGCAGTTGCGACGCGGCGACGTTCTGGACGGCGCCATGGCGATACTCGACGAGTTCGGATTGGCCGACCTCACGATGCGCAGACTCGCAACGTCACTCGGAGTGCAACCCGGCGCGCTGTACTGGCACTTCCCCAACAAGCAGACCCTGCTCGGCGCAGTCGTCGACAAGATCCTCGAAGGCCTCGACACTCCCAGTGATACCGACAGCTGGGAAGAGACGTATTCCGAACTGGCACACAGACTTCGGGCCGCACTGCTGGCACACCGCGACGGCGCCGAGTTGGTCAGCGCGACCTTCGCATCACGAATGACCAGCAGCAAGGTTCGTGAACACTTCGTCGCAGCGGGCATCGATTCCGGACTGTCCCGCGAGCACGCGGAACTGGCTGCATACGCACTCCTTTACTACGTCCTCGGCCATACCGTCGACGAGCAGTCTCGCGCCCAGATGGAGGAATTCGGGGCTCTGACAAGGGCGCCCATCTCCCCCGACTCACCCGAGGTTATCGGCGGCGAATCCGACGAGGATCTTCTCGCCGGCGACCCCACGGTGCGCTTCCAGTTCGGACTGGACCTGTTCATCGATGGAATTCGCGCCCGCCTCGCACATCCGCACGCCGCGCTACACACTTCCTGA
- a CDS encoding VOC family protein, with protein MSGSSIGSILLSSTNPDRLRDWYAAAFAPNVDRTPGEPGYDVLDFNGFYVMIDKRDDIGDTNPQPGRMFLNVETDDARSVAKRVDELGGTWFAPLEERDGSWFATAIDPDGNYIQIIEFSEAARAEMESAMTEGGA; from the coding sequence ATGTCCGGATCCAGTATCGGAAGCATCTTGCTTTCCAGCACCAACCCTGACCGACTACGCGACTGGTACGCCGCGGCCTTCGCACCGAATGTCGATCGAACTCCCGGCGAACCTGGCTACGACGTTCTCGACTTCAACGGCTTCTACGTGATGATCGACAAGCGCGACGACATCGGCGATACCAATCCCCAGCCCGGCCGAATGTTCCTGAACGTCGAAACCGACGACGCCCGCTCAGTGGCGAAGCGCGTCGATGAACTCGGTGGAACCTGGTTTGCGCCGCTCGAAGAGCGCGACGGAAGTTGGTTTGCCACCGCAATCGACCCCGATGGCAATTACATTCAGATCATCGAGTTCAGTGAAGCAGCGCGCGCCGAGATGGAATCCGCGATGACCGAGGGCGGCGCATGA
- a CDS encoding VOC family protein, with amino-acid sequence MLGATKAISGFSVDDIAAAKKFYSETLGLKVTDEEMGLIRLHLAGGTEILVYPKPNHEPATYTILNFLVDDIDGTVDKLTSRGVKFLKYDGFPQEENGVMRGNGPDIAWFTDPAGNVISVLKES; translated from the coding sequence ATGCTCGGAGCAACCAAAGCCATCAGCGGATTCTCGGTGGACGACATTGCTGCCGCGAAGAAGTTCTACAGCGAAACTCTCGGGCTGAAAGTCACCGATGAGGAAATGGGACTCATTCGTCTGCATCTCGCGGGCGGGACCGAGATACTCGTCTATCCCAAGCCGAATCACGAGCCCGCGACGTACACGATCCTGAATTTCCTCGTGGACGATATCGACGGAACCGTCGACAAACTGACCTCGCGCGGAGTGAAGTTCCTCAAATACGACGGATTCCCTCAGGAAGAGAACGGCGTCATGCGAGGTAATGGACCAGATATCGCCTGGTTCACCGATCCCGCCGGCAATGTGATCTCTGTCCTGAAAGAATCCTGA